One part of the Phragmites australis chromosome 3, lpPhrAust1.1, whole genome shotgun sequence genome encodes these proteins:
- the LOC133913440 gene encoding glucose-6-phosphate isomerase, cytosolic isoform X2 has product MASSALICNTEQWKALQAHVGAIQKTHLRNLMADDDRCKAMTAEFEGIFLDYSRQRATGETVEKLLKLAEAAKLKEKIGKMFKGDKINSTENRSVLHVALRAPRDAVINSDGVNVVPEVWSVKDKIKQFSETFRSGSWVGATGKALTNVVSVGIGGSFLGPLFVHTALQTDLEAAECAKGRQLRFLANVDPVDVARSIKDLDPKTTLVVVVSKTFTTAETMLNARTLKEWIISSLGPQAVAKHMIAVSTNLKLVEEFGIDPNNAFAFWDWVGGRYSVCSAVGVLPLSLQYGFPIVQKFLEGASSIDNHFYSSSFEKNIPVLLGLLSVWNVSFLGYPARAILPYSQALEKFAPHIQQLSMESNGKGVSIDGVQLPFETGEIDFGEPGTNGQHSFYQLIHQGRVIPCDFIGVVKSQQPVYLKGETVSNHDELMSNFFAQPDALAYGKTPEQLHSEKVPENLIPHKTFQGNRPSLSLLLPTLSAYEIGQMGPYQTCVSSPRSITQRLSWTSSPSFHPHQACELRCRLLDPVACAKNHLPEPHRPAEWPHFAVWNEERPI; this is encoded by the exons ATGGCGTCGTCGGCGCTCATCTGCAACACCGAGCAGTGGAAGGCCCTCCAG GCGCACGTCGGCGCGATTCAGAAGACGCACCTGCGGAACCTGATGGCCGATGACGACCGCTGCAAGGCAATGACGGC GGAGTTCGAAGGGATATTTCTGGATTACTCAAGGCAGCGGGCGACTGGGGAAACCGTGGAGAAGCTGCTCAAATTGGCTGAG GCTGCAAAGCTCAAGGAGAAGATTGGGAAGATGTTTAAAGGTGACAAG ATAAATAGCACAGAGAACAGGTCAGTGCTTCATGTAGCTCTAAGGGCTCCAAGAGATGCGGTCATAAATAGTGATGGGGTGAATGTGGTCCCCGAGGTTTGGAGTGTTAAAGATAAAATCAAGCAGTTTTCAGAAACTTTTAGAAGTGGATCATGG GTTGGGGCAACTGGAAAGGCATTGACAAATGTTGTGTCAGTTGGAATAGGCGGCAGCTTTCTTGGGCCTCTATTCGTGCATACTGCTCTCCAGACTG ATCTAGAAGCAGCAGAATGTGCGAAAGGCCGACAACTGAGATT TCTTGCAAATGTTGATCCAGTTGACGTTGCACGAAGCATCAAAGATTTGGATCCTAAAACTACTCTTG TGGTGGTTGTATCGAAGACCTTCACGACAGCTGAAACAATGCTAAATGCTCGAACTCTTAAGGAGTGGATCATCTCTTCTCTTGG GCCGCAAGCTGTTGCGAAACATATGATTGCCGTCAGTACTAATCTTAAG CTTGTGGAGGAGTTTGGAATCGACCCAAACAATGCTTTTGCATTCTGGGACTGGGTTGGCGGCCGCTACAGTG TTTGCAGTGCCGTTGGTGTTCTTCCATTATCTCTTCAGTATGGCTTTCCAATTGTTCAGAA ATTTTTGGAGGGTGCTTCCAGCATCGACAACCACTTCTACTCATCTtcatttgagaaaaatatacCT GTACTCCTTGGTTTGCTGAGTGTGTGGAatgtttcatttcttggttATCCGGCTAGA GCAATATTGCCATATTCCCAAGCACTTGAGAAATTCGCACCACATATACAACAG CTTAGCATGGAGAGTAATGGAAAGGGTGTTTCCATTGATGGTGTTCAACTTCCCTTTGAGACTGGTGAAATTGATTTTGGTGAACCTGGAACTAATGGGCAACACAGCTTCTATCAATTAATCCATCAG GGAAGGGTCATCCCTTGCGATTTTATTGGCGTAGTAAAAAGTCAGCAGCCTGTTTACTTGAAAG GGGAAACTGTGAGTAATCATGATGAACTGATGTCCAATTTCTTTGCTCAGCCTGATGCACTTGCTTATGGAAAG ACCCCTGAACAATTGCACAGCGAGAAAGTTCCGGAAAATCTTATCCCTCATAAG ACTTTTCAGGGCAACCGACCATCACTAAGTTTGTTGCTTCCTACATTATCTGCATATGAGATTGGACAG ATGGGCCCATACCAAACGTGTGTTTCCTCGCCTCGCTCCATCACTCAACGCCTCTCGTGGACCAGCTCCCCATCCTTTCACCCCCACCAAGCATGCGAGTTGCGCTGCCGCCTCCTGGATCCTGTCGCATGCGCGAAAAATCACCTCCCAGAGCCCCATCGCCCTGCGGAATGGCCCCATTTTGCCGTTTGGAATGAAGAAAGGCCGATCTGA
- the LOC133913440 gene encoding glucose-6-phosphate isomerase, cytosolic isoform X1: MASSALICNTEQWKALQAHVGAIQKTHLRNLMADDDRCKAMTAEFEGIFLDYSRQRATGETVEKLLKLAEAAKLKEKIGKMFKGDKINSTENRSVLHVALRAPRDAVINSDGVNVVPEVWSVKDKIKQFSETFRSGSWVGATGKALTNVVSVGIGGSFLGPLFVHTALQTDLEAAECAKGRQLRFLANVDPVDVARSIKDLDPKTTLVVVVSKTFTTAETMLNARTLKEWIISSLGPQAVAKHMIAVSTNLKLVEEFGIDPNNAFAFWDWVGGRYSVCSAVGVLPLSLQYGFPIVQKFLEGASSIDNHFYSSSFEKNIPVLLGLLSVWNVSFLGYPARAILPYSQALEKFAPHIQQLSMESNGKGVSIDGVQLPFETGEIDFGEPGTNGQHSFYQLIHQGRVIPCDFIGVVKSQQPVYLKGETVSNHDELMSNFFAQPDALAYGKTPEQLHSEKVPENLIPHKTFQGNRPSLSLLLPTLSAYEIGQLLAIYEHRIAVQGFIWGINSFDQWGVELGKSLASQVRKQLHGSRMEGKPVVGFNHSTSSLLARYLAVKPSTPYDATVLPKV; the protein is encoded by the exons ATGGCGTCGTCGGCGCTCATCTGCAACACCGAGCAGTGGAAGGCCCTCCAG GCGCACGTCGGCGCGATTCAGAAGACGCACCTGCGGAACCTGATGGCCGATGACGACCGCTGCAAGGCAATGACGGC GGAGTTCGAAGGGATATTTCTGGATTACTCAAGGCAGCGGGCGACTGGGGAAACCGTGGAGAAGCTGCTCAAATTGGCTGAG GCTGCAAAGCTCAAGGAGAAGATTGGGAAGATGTTTAAAGGTGACAAG ATAAATAGCACAGAGAACAGGTCAGTGCTTCATGTAGCTCTAAGGGCTCCAAGAGATGCGGTCATAAATAGTGATGGGGTGAATGTGGTCCCCGAGGTTTGGAGTGTTAAAGATAAAATCAAGCAGTTTTCAGAAACTTTTAGAAGTGGATCATGG GTTGGGGCAACTGGAAAGGCATTGACAAATGTTGTGTCAGTTGGAATAGGCGGCAGCTTTCTTGGGCCTCTATTCGTGCATACTGCTCTCCAGACTG ATCTAGAAGCAGCAGAATGTGCGAAAGGCCGACAACTGAGATT TCTTGCAAATGTTGATCCAGTTGACGTTGCACGAAGCATCAAAGATTTGGATCCTAAAACTACTCTTG TGGTGGTTGTATCGAAGACCTTCACGACAGCTGAAACAATGCTAAATGCTCGAACTCTTAAGGAGTGGATCATCTCTTCTCTTGG GCCGCAAGCTGTTGCGAAACATATGATTGCCGTCAGTACTAATCTTAAG CTTGTGGAGGAGTTTGGAATCGACCCAAACAATGCTTTTGCATTCTGGGACTGGGTTGGCGGCCGCTACAGTG TTTGCAGTGCCGTTGGTGTTCTTCCATTATCTCTTCAGTATGGCTTTCCAATTGTTCAGAA ATTTTTGGAGGGTGCTTCCAGCATCGACAACCACTTCTACTCATCTtcatttgagaaaaatatacCT GTACTCCTTGGTTTGCTGAGTGTGTGGAatgtttcatttcttggttATCCGGCTAGA GCAATATTGCCATATTCCCAAGCACTTGAGAAATTCGCACCACATATACAACAG CTTAGCATGGAGAGTAATGGAAAGGGTGTTTCCATTGATGGTGTTCAACTTCCCTTTGAGACTGGTGAAATTGATTTTGGTGAACCTGGAACTAATGGGCAACACAGCTTCTATCAATTAATCCATCAG GGAAGGGTCATCCCTTGCGATTTTATTGGCGTAGTAAAAAGTCAGCAGCCTGTTTACTTGAAAG GGGAAACTGTGAGTAATCATGATGAACTGATGTCCAATTTCTTTGCTCAGCCTGATGCACTTGCTTATGGAAAG ACCCCTGAACAATTGCACAGCGAGAAAGTTCCGGAAAATCTTATCCCTCATAAG ACTTTTCAGGGCAACCGACCATCACTAAGTTTGTTGCTTCCTACATTATCTGCATATGAGATTGGACAG CTTTTAGCCATCTATGAGCACCGGATTGCAGTTCAGGGTTTTATATGGGGAATTAACTCATTTGATCAGTGGGGAGTGGAGCTAGGCAAG TCACTGGCTTCTCAAGTGAGGAAACAGCTGCATGGATCCCGGATGGAAGGGAAGCCTGTTGTGGGCTTTAACCACAGTACTTCAAGTTTGCTAGCGCGATATCTCGCT GTCAAGCCATCCACCCCATATGACGCTACCGTGCTGCCGAAAGTGTAA
- the LOC133913439 gene encoding proline-rich receptor-like protein kinase PERK4 gives MSSNSSTAPPAAPSPPKSTPPPSAAPPPSPDSSSPPSPPTASSSAPAPSNPGDSSPPPAPARSHGAPSSPSKTHSPPEQSSRSFLDGGKSPPASVHRGGPTTVEIVFAAAGAAALLVILIAACICCSSKTAPRRRKRPHNPMRFYADSSVYKGNNTYYTSGPQPQWQSETGSPATMSTFGPPGGGWYAPPPNMTSGVYSGSHGPPLPPQSPHEALGLRKGTFTYDELAAATGNFSPANLLGQGGFGYVHKGVLPGGRTVAVKQLKSGSGQGEREFQAEVDIISRVHHRHLVSLVGYCISGARRVLVYDFVPNKTLEFHLHGKGQPVMEWATRLRIALGSAKGLAYLHEDCHPRIIHRDIKSANILLDNKFEAMVADFGLAKLTSDNNTHVSTRVMGTFGYLAPEYASSGKLTEKSDVFSYGVMLLELLTGRRPIDTGTAHSFLEDSLVDWARPALSRALADGDYDGVADPRLKGNYDPVEMARVVASAAASVRHSAKKRPKMSQIVRALEGDMSLEDLNEGVRPGQSMTFGTSAAGAGYKATAPGDYTSDMERIRQVPMATPECSGAVAEFGRPSPIGSEGSFSDDMSPVKRQPHRACR, from the exons ATGTCGTCCAACTCTTCCACCGCCCCGCCGGCTGCTCCGTCGCCGCCGAAGAGCACCCCTCCTCCTTCAGCCgctccgccgccgtcgccggacTCGTCGTCCCCACCGTCGCCGCCGACAGCTTCGTCCTCCGCTCCGGCACCATCGAACCCCGGTGACTCCTcgcctccgccggcgccggccagGTCCCATGGCGCTCCGTCGTCACCGTCCAAGACTCACTCTCCACCAGAGCAATCGTCTAGAAGCTTCCTTGATGGTGGCAAGTCGCCACCGGCTTCCGTGCACCGCGGCGGGCCCACCACGGTGGAAATCGTTTTCGCTGCtgccggcgcggcggcgctcCTCGTCATTCTCATCGCCGCTTGCATCTGCTGCTCGAGTAAGacggcgccgaggaggaggaagaggcctCACAATCCCATGCGTTTCTACGCAGATTCCTCTGTGTACAAAG GCAACAACACGTACTACACGAGCGGGCCGCAGCCGCAATGGCAGAGCGAAAccggctcgccggcgacgaTGAGCACATTCGGTCCGCCGGGGGGTGGCTGGTATGCGCCGCCGCCAAACATGACCTCCGGCGTGTACTCCGGTTCGCACGGGCCGCCGCTACCGCCGCAGTCCCCGCACGAGGCGCTGGGGCTCCGCAAGGGCACCTTCACCTACGATGAGCTGGCGGCGGCCACGGGCAACTTCTCGCCGGCGAACCTGCTCGGGCAGGGCGGGTTCGGGTACGTACACAAGGGAGTGCTTCCCGGCGGCAGGACGGTGGCCGTGAAGCAGCTCAAGTCCGGGAGCGGGCAGGGGGAGCGCGAGTTCCAGGCCGAGGTGGACATCATCAGCCGGGTGCACCACCGCCACCTCGTGTCCCTCGTCGGCTACTGCATCTCCGGCGCTCGGCGCGTGCTCGTCTACGACTTCGTGCCCAACAAAACCCTCGAGTTCCACCTCCACG GGAAAGGGCAGCCAGTGATGGAGTGGGCGACGAGGTTGCGCATCGCTCTCGGGTCGGCGAAAGGGCTTGCCTACCTGCACGAAGACT GTCATCCTCGGATCATTCACCGTGACATCAAATCGGCGAACATTCTCCTAGACAACAAATTCGAAGCAATG GTCGCGGACTTCGGGCTGGCCAAGCTGACGTCCGACAACAACACGCACGTCTCGACCCGTGTCATGGGGACGTTCGGGTACCTGGCGCCGGAGTACGCGTCGAGCGGGAAGCTGACGGAGAAGTCTGACGTGTTCTCCTACGGCGTGATGCTGCTCGAGCTCCTGACGGGGCGGCGGCCCATCGACACCGGCACAGCCCACTCGTTCCTCGAGGACAGCCTCGTCGACTGG GCGAGGCCGGCCCTGTCGCGCGCGCTGGCCGACGGCGACTACGACGGCGTCGCCGACCCGAGGCTGAAGGGCAACTACGACCCGGTGGAGATGGCGCGCGTTGTTGCCAGCGCAGCGGCCTCCGTGCGCCACTCGGCCAAGAAGCGCCCCAAAATGAGCCAG ATCGTGAGGGCGCTGGAGGGGGACATGTCGCTGGAGGACCTGAACGAGGGGGTGCGGCCCGGCCAGAGCATGACGTTCGGCAcgtcggcggcgggggcggggtaCAAGGCCACGGCTCCCGGAGATTACACGTCCGACATGGAGCGGATCAGGCAGGTGCCCATGGCGACCCCGGAGTGCAGCGGCGCTGTCGCCGAGTTCGGCCGTCCCTCGCCGATCGGCAGCGAGGGCTCCTTCTCGGACGATATGAGCCCGGTGAAGAGGCAGCCGCACCGGGCGTGTCGGtag